The Coccidioides posadasii str. Silveira chromosome 3, complete sequence genome contains a region encoding:
- the GCS1_1 gene encoding Zn finger-containing GTPase- Activating Protein for ARF (EggNog:ENOG410PFP6~COG:H~TransMembrane:1 (o453-475i)~BUSCO:2996at33183) has protein sequence MGLLALGTPLPWPEAKKRATQVRRWGIEQLLSIWNKAKGKERDALLWGDEVEYLVVAVDDNERKVRLSLCQAEILKSLARDEELAKGDDSAEPLPKFHPEFGRFMLEATPGKPWGIGFKDLLKVESDMKRRRVIAKNHMAPNEYPITLTTFPRLGTKDDFYTPNYPLSGAALRSQFVPDEIANPHIRFPTLAANIRQRRGRKVELNVPIFRDTNTPWPFNDPTVNYDLHTWPEDSDVRNGAVKKGHVYMDAMAFGMGSCCLQITFQCMNINEGRKLYDQLSPLGPILLALTAATPIYKGFLVDTDVRWNQISGAVDCRTAEELGEKPLKSDRWRIPKSRYSSNSTYISQDPRLRPEYMDPDLVIDEDIKKRLMDGGMDGLLATHFAHLFIRDPIVVFAEDLEELDLNKTDHFENLQSTNWQHIRFKPPPAENDIGWRVEFRPMEIQITDFENAAFSIFMVLITRAILSFDLNFYIPIARTTENMETAHARNAVLEKKFYFRKDPFPHRLPRQTASSSPSSSRSPSAPPSPCLLPVESEYELMTVADIINGSPSGEFPGLIPIVESYLNSINIDVETRCALANYLNLIRYRADGRLLTNAKWIREFVAKHPDYQQDSVVSEKICYDLVKAVEKITEKEGKGGSIGWEMLYTSLAKSEEPEGQ, from the exons ATGGGGCTGCT GGCTCTCGGGACGCCCCTGCCGTGGCCGGAGGCGAAGAAGAGAGCGACGCAAGTCAGACGGTGGGGAATCGAG CAATTGTTGAGCATCTGGAACAAGGCAAAGGGCAAGGAGAGAGATGCGTTGCTCTGGGGTGACGAG GTTGAATACCTCGTTGTAGCTGTGGATGATAATGAGCGGAAAGTGCGGCTGTCACTCTGCCAGGCGGAAATCCTCAAATCGCTTGCGAGAGATGAAGAGCTTGCGAAAGGGGACGACTC GGCGGAACCACTCCCAAAATTTCATCCGGAGTTTGGACGCTTCATGCTCGAGGCAACACCAGGAAAGCCCTGGGGTATAGGATTTAAAGACCTCCTGAAAGTGGAATCAGACATGAAGCGGAG ACGAGTGATCGCAAAGAACCACATGGCTCCAAACGAGTACCCTATTACCCTTACAACATTCCCACGACTGGGAACGAAGGATGATTTTTACACGCCCAACTACCCGCTGTCTGGGGCCGCATTGCGCTCGCAGTTCGTTCCGGATGAGATCGCAAATCCACATATTCGCTTCCCTACCTTGGCGGCCAATATCAGACAAAGAAGAGGTCGAAAGGTGGAATTAAACGTCCCTATCTTTCGGGATACCAATACTCCCTGGCCGTTCAATGATCCTACAGTCAACTATGACCTCCACACTTGGCCAGAAGACAGCGATGTCCGGAACGGGGCCGTGAAGAAGGGCCATGTCTACATGGATGCAATGGCTTTTGGAATGGGAAGCTGCTGTTTGCAGATTACCTTCCAGTGCATGAATATTAATGAGGGGAGGAAGCTCTACGATCAATTGAGCCCATTGGGGCCTATTCTGCTTGCGCTGACGGCGGCAACTCCGATTTACAAGGGCTTCCTTGTCGACACTGACGTTAGATGGAATCAAATTAGCGGAGCTGTGGATTGCAGGACAGCAGAGGAGCTAGGAGAAAAG CCCCTGAAAAGCGACAGATGGAGAATCCCAAAATCTCGCTATAGCTCCAATTCGACCTATATCTCTCAAGATCCGAGGTTACGCCCAGAGTACATGGACCCTGACCTCGTTATAGATGAAGACATCAAAAAGCGATTGATGGATGGCGGAATGGATGGCCTTTTGGCAACCCATTTCGCCCACTTGTTTATCCGCGATCCAATTGTTGTATTTGCAGAAGACTTGGAAGAACTCGACCTCAACAAGACCGATCACTTTGAGAATCTCCAGTCTACCAATTGGCAGCACATTAGATTCAAGCCGCCGCCGGCTGAAAACGACATCGGCTGGCGGGTCGAGTTCCGACCCATGGAGATTCAGATCACTGATTTTGAAAATGCCGCGTTCAGCATATTTATGGTACTGATTACTCGGGCGATTCTAAGCTTCGATCTGAACTTCTATATCCCGATTGCCCGGACGACTGAGAACATGGAGACGGCTCATGCCCGCAACGCCGTCCTTGAGAAGAAATTTTACTTCCGGAAAGACCCTTTCCCGCACCGTCTTCCTCGCCAGACCGCCAGCAGCTCGCCTTCCAGCTCTCGCTCCCCATCCGCGCCTCCATCCCCGTGCCTTTTACCAGTGGAATCCGAGTACGAGTTAATGACCGTCGCCGACATCATCAACGGCTCACCATCTGGGGAATTCCCCGGTCTGATTCCAATTGTCGAATCGTACCTCAACAGCATCAACATCGATGTTGAGACTCGATGTGCTCTTGCAAACTACCTCAACTTAATCCGCTATCGGGCAGACGGTAGGCTATTGACAAATGCGAAGTGGATCAGAGAGTTTGTCGCAAAGCATCCCGATTACCAACAAGATAGCGTCGTTTCAGAGAAGATTTGTTACGACCTTGTCAAAGCAGTGGAAAAGATCACAGAGAAGGAAGGGAAGGGCGGAAGCATTGGCTGGGAGATGTTGTATACAAGTTTGGCCAAGAGTGAAGAGCCGGAAGGACAGTGA